One window of Cryptococcus neoformans var. grubii H99 chromosome 11, complete sequence genomic DNA carries:
- a CDS encoding cytokine inducing-glycoprotein yields the protein MIFNRFTFTAAMAASAASAISVQRRAQITDFETSPVAFAFPEPRGFSASTADDAPCGGFDPVNRTSYPMSGGEIALVQQTDAQNVNILWTSESDPTRFHSFSTYSNSIREIGAGHYCQGAPDFSTLGFSEGDNATLLVIYQLDGADTYYYQCADVNLVSAASFSTNEQYVCGNYTSELEIASSEESLHLGNTTASESTSGGSTGTASTSGGSTNPHVFSSSGSKLSAADAGGIGASVTIFVVAVLAGLLWWSGFLHFGKKKQAVMHDHESVSSGIPTKERL from the exons ATGATTTTTAATCGTTTCACATTCACCGCTGCCATGGCTGCCTCTGCGGCTTCTGCTATCAGTGTTCAACGCAGAGCCCAGATCACT GACTTCGAGACAAGTCCCGTCGCTTTTGCCTTCCCCGAGCCTCGTGGTTTCTCAGCTTCCACCGCTGATGATGCTCCATGTGGTGGTTTCGACCCGGTCAACAGGACTTCTTACCCTATGA GCGGTGGTGAGATTGCCCTCGTTCAACAGACTGATGCACAAAATGTCAACATTCTTTGGACATCCGAATCTGATCCTACTCGATTCCACTCATTCAGCACATATTCCAACTCTATCCGCGAGATCGGCGCTGGACATTATTGTCAGGGGGCCCCCGATTTTTCCACTTTGGGCTTCTCTGAGGGCGATAACGCTACTCTTTTGGTCATCTACCAG CTTGATGGAGCCGACACCTACTACTACCAGTGTGCCGATGTTAATCTAGTTTCGGCCGCCAGCTTCAGTACCAACGAGCAGTATGTCTGTGGCAACTACACTTCCGAGCTCGAGATTGCTTCCTCTGAAGAATCTCTTCACCTCGGCAACACCACTGCCTCCGAAAGCACCTCTGGAGGCTCCACCGGAACTGCTTCAACCTCTGGCGGCTCCACCAATCCTCATGTATTTAGCTCATCTGGTTCTAAGCTCTCTGCTGCCGACGCTGGTGGTATCGGCGCCTCAGTCACTATCTTCGTTGTCGCCGTTCTCGCTGGCTTATTGTGGTGGTCCGGTTTCCTTCACTttggcaagaagaagcaagctGTTATGCACGACCACGAGTCTGTATCTTCTGGCATACCCACCAAGGAGCGTCTCTGA
- a CDS encoding fumarate hydratase, mitochondrial, with amino-acid sequence MTTPAKTSSLKTTQMLARSVRLTRTLPRVSLASRAFSSTSYIMAEQKFRKEKDTFGDLQVPANRYWGAQTQRSLMNFDIGGPTERMPPPLIKAFGVLKKAAAAVNQTYGLPAEVAENIQKAADEVISGKLIDEFPLVVFQTGSGTQTNMNVNEVISNRAIEMMGGELGSKKPVHPNDHVNMSQSSNDTFPTAMHIAAVVEINEQLLPAMKELHAALKAKQDAFENIIKIGRTHLQDATPLTLGQEFSGYVTQVERGIGRVEATLKNLSMLAQGGTAVGTGLNTRKGFDEKVAAEISKITGYDFITAPNKFEALAAHDAIVEASGALNVVAVSFMKIANDIRYLGSGPRCGLGELELPENEPGSSIMPGKVNPTQCEALTMVAAQVMGNNTTISVAGSYGQFELNVFKPVLIKNLLQSIRLLSDGARSFTKNCVVGIKANEDRIKKIMNESLMLATCLNSTLGYDDVAAIAKKAHKEGLTLKESTLALGKLTSEQFDDKVRPELMLAPTDA; translated from the exons ATGACGACTCCCGCAAAGACATCCAGTCTCAAAACCACCCAGATGCTCGCCCGATCAGTCAGA CTCACCCGTACTCTTCCCCGCGTCTCTCTTGCTTCTCGCGcattctcctccacttcataCATCATGGCCGAGCAAAAGttcaggaaggagaaggacacTTTTGGTGACCTCCAGGTCCCCGCTAACAGGTACTGGGGTGCCCAGACTCAGCGAAGTTTGATGAATTTTGACATTG GCGGTCCCACTGAGCGAATGCCCCCTCCCCTCATCAAGGCCTTTGGTGTCCTCAAGAAGGCCGCCGCTGCTGTTAACCAGACCTATGGCCTCCCTGCCGAGGTTGCCGAGAACATCCAAAAAGCTGCTGACGAGGTCATTTCTGGCAAGCTCATCGACGAATTCCCCCTTGTTGTCTTCCAAACTGGTTCCGGCACCCAGACCAACATGAATGTGAACGAGGTCATTTCTAACAGGGCCATTGAGATGATGGGTGGCGAGCTTGGCAGCAAGAAGCCCGTTCACCCCAATGACCACGTCAACATGAGCCAGTCCTCCAATGACAC TTTCCCCACGGCTATGCACATTGCTGCCGTCGTTGAGATCAACGAGCAGCTTCTCCCTGCCATGAAGGAGCTGCACGCTGCCCTCAAGGCCAAGCAAGACGCTTTCGAGAACATCATCAAGATCGGTCGAACTCACTTGCAGGACGCTACCCCCTTGACTCTCGGTCAGGAGTTCTCTGGTTACGTCACCCAGGTTGAGAGGGGTATCGGCCGTGTCGAGGCTACTTTGAAAAACCTGAGCATGTTGGCTCAGGGCGGCACCGCTGTCGGTACTGGTTTGAACACCAGGAAGGGCTTTGACGAGAAGGTTGCTGCCGAGATCTCCAAGATCACCGGTTACGATTTCATCACTGCTCCCAACAAG TTTGAGGCCCTTGCCGCTCACGACGCTATCGTCGAGGCCTCTGGTGCCCTCAACGTCGTCGCTGTCAGCTTCATGAAGATCGCCAACGACATCAGATACCTCGGATCTGGTCCCCGATGCGGCCTCGGTGAACTCGAGTTGCCCGAGAACGAGCCTGGATCTTCCATCATGCCCGGCAA GGTCAACCCCACCCAGTGTGAGGCCCTCACCATGGTTGCTGCCCAGGTCATGGGTAACAATACCACCATATCTGTTGCCGGATCATACGGCCAATTCGAACTGAACGTTTTCAAACCCGTTCTCATCAAGAACCTCTTGCAGTCTATCCGACTCTTGTCTGATGGTGCCAGGAGTTTCACCAAGAACTGTGTCGTCGGTATCAAGGCGAACGAGGACAGGATTAAGAAGATTATGAACGAGAGTTTGATGTTGGCTACCTGCTTGAACAGCACTTTGGGTTACGATG ACGTCGCTGCCATCGCCAAGAAGGCTCACAAGGAGGGCCTTACCCTCAAGGAATCCACCCTTGCCCTCGGCAAGCTCACTTCTGAACAATTCGACGACAAGGTCAGGCCTGAGC TCATGTTGGCTCCCACTGACGCTTAA
- a CDS encoding dynamin GTPase has translation MSMDGDLIALVNKLQDTFNAIGGDAVDLPQIVVVGSQSSGKSSVLETIVGRDFLPRGSGIVTRRPLILQLIHTPPRSSPRTPSNDDDGYLPNLDQTPTAGAGVMRPGGRSMGEGTGAEYAEFLHINRRFTDFEEIRKEIEAETFRVAGQNKGVSKLPINLKIYGPGVLNLTLVDLPGLTKVPVGDQPTDIERQIKNLVLDYISKPNAVILAVSPANVDLANSDALKLARSVDPRGLRTLGVLTKLDLMDAGTNALDILTGRTYPLKLGFVGVVNRSQQDINEDLPMEDARSKEEEFFRTHPVYRNIAHRCGTKYLAKTLNHVLMNHIREKLPDMKARLNTLMGQTQQELNAFGDATFLGEQHRGSLILKLMTEFSKDFVSSIEGTSLEISTKELSGGARVYYIFNEVFGHALQGIDPAHNLSLADIRTAIRNSTGPRPSLFVPEVAFDLLVKPQIKLLEAPSLRCVELVYEELMKICHNCTSPELQRFPRLLTQLVEVVSDLLRERLGPTSDYVSSLISIQAAYINTNHPDFVAGSAAIARAGAPSTTQLPKLQEPTSEVDDEASEAESEASAPNGYVTHPRSASASVPDIRRPTTALGGKETKSRKHIRTASGSHSGPTSGARQGANALLGAASAHNMAGTSPHTAKETFLNYFLGGRNGAGEDTGNVQRALGKSHAMQHHAQGQYQPQQREKDLLPDLGGRRGGRLENSASFDMKSLGKHLEATTGDQIQLTPREEMETTLIRSLIASYFGITRQTIQDLVPKAIMHLLVNFSRDAIQQRLVTQLYKPELFADLLFEDEALVSERTRVKALLDAYKEAFKVLSEVSLKST, from the exons ATGTCAATGGACGGTGATCTCATCGCTCTTGTCAACAAGCTGCAGGACACGTTCAACGCCATTGGGGGCGACGCGGTCGATCTTCCGCAAATTGTCGTCGTTGGATCCCAGTCCTCTGGAAAGTCTTCCGTACTGGAAACTATTGTTGGTAGAGATTTCCTGCCTCGAGGGTCGGGTATCGTCACCAGGCGACCTCTTATACTTCAACTCATTCACACACCTCCTCGCTCTTCTCCACGCACGCCGAgcaacgatgatgatggttACTTACCCAATCTGGACCAGACACCTACAGCCGGAGCGGGTGTCATGCGCCCAGGTGGCAGGTCTATGGGGGAGGGAACTGGAGCAGAGTATGCAGAGTTCTTGCATATCAATAGGAGGTTTACCGATTTTGAGGAGATCCGTAAAGAGATTGAGGCAGAGACTTTCAGGGTTGCTGGTCAAAATAAA GGTGTTTCCAAGCTTCCAATCAACCTCAAGATTTATGGCCCTGGCGTTCTCAATTTGACTCTTGTTGATCTGCCTGGTCTTACAAAGGTGCCTGTGGGCGACCAGCCCACTGATATTGAAAGACAGATTAAAAATCTCGTTCTTGATTACATTTCCAAACCCAACGC GGTGATTCTTGCGGTCTCGCCCGCCAATGTTGACCTCGCCAACTCTGACGCCCTAAAGTTGGCCCGTTCCGTAGACCCTCGTGGCCTTCGTACACTTGGTGTTCTTACAAAGCTCGATCTTATGGACGCCGGTACCAATGCTCTCGACATTCTTACTGGCCGGACTTACCCATTGAAACTCGGTTTCGTGGGTGTGGTGAATAGGAGCCAGCAGGATATCAATGAAGATCTTCCCATGGAGGATGCCAGGtcgaaggaagaagagttctTCAGGACACACCCTGTCTATAGAAACATTGCACACCGATGTGGGACAAAATATCTTGCAAAGACTCTCAACCAT GTTTTGATGAACCATATCCGGGAGAAATTGCCGGACATGAAGGCTAGATTGAACACCCTTATGGGCCAGACTCAGCAAGAGCTCAACGCATTTGGTGACGCCACTTTCCTCGGCGAGCAACACCGT GGATCTCTCATTCTCAAACTTATGACCGAGTTCTCAAAAGATTTTGTCTCCTCTATTGAAGGAACGTCCCTTGAAATCTCTACCAAGGAACTTTCAGGAGGTGCTCGCGTCTACTACATCTTCAACGAAGTCTTTGGACACGCCCTGCAAGGCATCGACCCCGCCCACAACCTTTCACTTGCAGACATCAGGACTGCGATTCGAAACTCGACCGGTCCAAGACCAAGCTTGTTCGTCCCCGAGGTCGCGTTCGATTTATTGGTCAAACCACAGATCAAGTTGCTTGAAGCTCCAAGTCTGAGATGTGTTGAATTAGTCTATGAAGAGCTGATGAAAATTTGTCACAACTGTACCAGCCCC GAACTTCAACGCTTCCCTCGCCTTCTTACTCAGCTTGTGGAGGTTGTGTCAGACCTTCTTCGCGAGCGTCTTGGCCCAACCTCTGATTACGTTTCCTCCTTAATCTCCATCCAAGCGGCTTACATCAACACTAATCACCCCGACTTTGTTGCTGGTTCTGCAGCCATTGCACGAGCTGGTGccccttccaccactcAGCTTCCCAAGTTGCAAGAACCTACAAGTGAAGTGGACGATGAAGCGTCTGAGGCAGAATCTGAAGCATCCGCTCCTAATGGTTACGTGACCCATCCTAGGTCAGCCTCTGCGTCCGTTCCCGATATTAGGCGACCTACCACAGCTCtaggagggaaagaaacCAAGTCTAGAAAGCACATTCGGACAGCCTCTGGGTCACATTCTGGCCCTACCTCTGGCGCAAGGCAAGGGGCCAACGCTTTGCTTGGCGCGGCGTCTGCGCATAACATGGCTGGTACTTCACCCCACACTGCCAAGGAAACTTTCCTCAATTACTTCCTTGGCGGACGTAACGGTGCAGGGGAGGATACTGGTAATGTGCAGCGAGCTTTGGGCAAAAGCCACGCTATGCAGCACCATGCACAGGGGCAGTATCAACCCCAacagagagagaaggatttGTTGCCCGACCTTGGGGGTAGGAGGGGCGGACGTCTTGAGAACAGTGCTTCATTCGACATGAAGAGTTTGGGGAAGCATCTCGAAGCT ACAACTGGGGACCAAATTCAGCTCACTCCTCgagaggaaatggaaaCTACCTTGATTCGATCCCTGATCGCCAGCTATTTTGGTATCACAAGGCAAACCATACAAGATCTAGTCCCCAAGGCGATCATGCACTTGCTG GTCAACTTTTCTCGTGACGCGATCCAGCAGCGTCTTGTCACTCAGCTCTACAAGCCCGAACTGTTCGCCGACCTGTTATTCGAGGATGAAGCGCTCGTTTCAGAACGGACAAGGGTCAAGGCCCTGTTGGATGCTTACAAGGAAGCGTTTAAGGTGCTGAGTGAGGTGTCATTGAAGAGTACATAA
- a CDS encoding peptide-N4-(N-acetyl-beta-glucosaminyl)asparagine amidase yields MFNQPSDSPSGVSQAYVHIVSYCAAALAAGIYQGIPKISVPSPKEVGDLNRLWREYFLMHKLEVLSFFRRRRSAVSDDMQGVIKNLEQHTYSLRDPRGDSSMRGVSEYELRALVPDMTSFITFISSNPPFTPFGQVDAEVLAMCRWFKNDYMRWVDPIKCPTCDGPTFSAGTVPPDVTERWEGAGRVESHVCKDKNCATQRRFPRYGKVSALLRTREGRCGEWAHLFYAFLRAKGIESRYVWNSEDHVWCEYWSPALRHWVHVDPCEGTINKPLIYALGWGKKQAFCLAFGRYGAEDVSAAYIDDFDGDCRLRRRARGWKERDLRRALYAQTVALRLKMDLPQRSRLEVMDQLQALWISDREGRMREAEKSELIGRISGPDDWKKSRNELGLNAKITQKPQYTVVSNLDSDNQALATFGDAHLNGSTIVLTTGNSQTSAVFHPHPVDQNDSFSCIVTFRLTSPPGAGEADGMSLVFVPNKALGLGGYGLGYSGLGGKGDFAVEVDTYRTQDYADDPPTPHISVHSPPEAHHRNSIGCTAPGTLPKLSNGKEHRLQILYRGEDRRVRGYLTILSGGTVKDETDIEVFDVVVPLGDEQKPWFIGVTGSCGGLWQKQEIMDWSLQLVVFGDGQTRLQKSSGKAKAGCERNDEERDNI; encoded by the exons ATGTTCAACCAGCCCTCGGACTCCCCATCTGGAGTCTCTCAGGCGTATGTCCATATCGTGAGCTATTGCGCCGCAGCCCTTGCCGCTGGAATCTACCAAGGAATCCCTAAGATCTCTgtcccttctccaaagGAAGTCGGTGATCTGAATCGACTCTGGCGGGAGTATTTCCTGATGCACAAGTTAGAAGTGCTGTCATTCTTCCGCAGAAGAAGGTCTGCAGTGAGCGATGATATGCAAGGTGTCATCAAGAATTTAGAACAGCATACCTATAGTCTTCGAGACCCTCGAGGCGAT TCCAGTATGCGAGGGGTATCCGAATACGAACTTCGCGCATTGGTTCCAGATATGACTTCTTTTATTACCTTTATCTCATCAAACCCTCCATTTACACCTTTTGGTCAAGTGGATGCCGAAGTACTGGCTATGTGTCGTTGGTTCAAAAATGACTATATGCGATGGGTGGATCCTATCAAATGCCCTACTTGCGACGGACCCACGTTTTCTGCTGGCACCGTTCCACCAGATGTGACAGAACGCTGGGAAGGTGCGGGTAGGGTTGAATCACATGTCTGCAAGGATAAGAACTGCGCAACTCAGAGAAGATTCCCGCGGTATGGGAAGGTCAGTGCATTGTTGAGAACtagagaaggaagatgtggaGAATGGGCACATTTATTTTATGCGTTCTTGCGGGCTAAAGGCATTGAATCTCGTTATGTATGGAACAG CGAAGATCATGTTTGGTGCGAATACTGGTCTCCAGCTCTTCGACATTGGGTTCATGTAGATCCATG TGAAGGGACCATAAACAAGCCTCTGATCTACGCATTGGGATGGGGAAAGAAACAGGCATTCTGTCT GGCATTCGGCCGGTATGGAGCCGAGGATGTGAGTGCCGCATATATTGATGATTTTGACGGGGATTGTCGCCTTCGTCGCCGTGCTCGAGGCTGGAAAGAACGAGATCTTCGACGC GCCCTCTACGCCCAAACAGTTGCACTTCGACTAAAGATGGACCTGCCCCAACGCTCGCGCCTGGAAGTGATGGATCAATTGCAAGCACTATGGATATCAGATAGAGAAGGTAGAATGCGAGAGGCTGAAAAGTCAGAGCTTATCGGCCGTATATCAGGTCCTGATGATTGGAAGAAGTCGAGAAATGAGTTGGGCTTAAATGCAAAGATCACTCAGAAGCCACAATATACTG TCGTCTCTAATCTTGATTCGGACAACCAAGCACTTGCCACTTTTGGAGACGCCCATTTGAACGGAAGTACTATTGTACTGACCACCGGTAACAGTCAGACATCCGCGgtctttcatcctcatcctgtGGACCAAAATGACAGCTTTTCGTGTATCGTAACATTCCGTCTGACATCCCCTCCTGGAGCAGGCGAGGCGGATGGAATGAGTCTTGTGTTTGTGCCAAATAAGGCCCTCGGCCTAGGGGGGTACGGACTGGGATACTCAGGTTTAGGTGGTAAAGGAGATTTTGCTGTTGAAG TTGACACATATCGCACACAAGACTATGCTGATGACCCACCAACCCCTCATATATCTGTTCATTCTCCACCAGAGGCCCATCATCGAAACTCGATAGGGTGTACAGCCCCTGGGACCCTACCTAAACTCAGTAATGGCAAGGAACATAGGCTTCAAATACTTTATAGAGGTGAAGACAGGCGAGTAAGGGGCTATCTGACGATCTTATCTGGGGGGACTGTTAAGGACGAGACTGATATTGAGGTATTTGACGTTGTGGTGCCGTTAGGGGATGAGCAAAAACCGTGGTTCATTGGAGTGACAGGATCGTGTGGTGGTTTATGGCAGAAG CAAGAAATAATGGATTGGAGTCTCCAGCTTGTGGTCTTTGGCGACGGACAAACTAGATTGCAAAAGTCAAGTGGCAAGGCAAAGGCTGGATGCGAAAGGAATGACGAGGAGAGAGACAATATCTAG
- a CDS encoding large subunit ribosomal protein L7: MAAQSVRSFTASVSRTSLKRAAPISRHASTKAAMQQEDWSLPYIHLGPTHASRYSQHYNNSLASDVMYMTYSHRLSQRPAKPETLQPPQTPYEANRARPPIMRGNRAVRTKTTEITPATVPKLESIIIHTMVKEAIGNKNSLLSAIAAFRAISGETPNGAGRKGSSGVQVITAKKSAAAWKLREGMPVAVKVELKGEAMYDFIQSLVDFVLPRLRDFSGVPLPPASTPKSSPASLAGVVSFGFGPTAMSFFPQIEANTDAYPRMHGFHVFFKTNLTGENAQEHARTLVSGFRIPFHRR; this comes from the coding sequence ATGGCCGCCCAATCTGTTCGCTCCTTTACTGCCTCAGTGTCCCGAACCTCTCTTAAAAGAGCCGCTCCCATCTCCCGCCATGCTTCAACCAAGGCCGCAATGCAACAAGAGGACTGGTCTCTTCCCTACATTCACCTCGGTCCCACCCATGCCTCTCGATACTCCCAACACTACAACAACTCTCTCGCTTCCGACGTCATGTATATGACCTATTCTCATCGTCTCTCCCAGCGTCCAGCCAAACCTGAAACTCTCCAGCCCCCTCAAACACCATACGAGGCAAACCGTGCCCGACCACCTATCATGAGAGGTAACCGTGCCGTCCGAACAAAGACAACCGAGATCACACCGGCGACCGTCCCCAAACTTGAGTCCATCATTATCCATACCATGGTGAAGGAAGCCATCGGAAACAAAAACTCCCTTCTTTCGGCTATCGCTGCTTTTCGCGCCATCTCGGGTGAAACTCCCAACGGCGCAGGTCGCAAAGGTTCATCCGGTGTCCAAGTCATCACTGCCAAAAAGTCCGCAGCTGCGTGGAAGCTCAGAGAGGGAATGCCCGTCGCTGTCAAGGTCGAACTCAAGGGTGAAGCCATGTACGACTTCATCCAGTCCCTCGTTGACTTTGTCCTTCCCCGTCTGCGAGATTTCTCGGGtgttcctcttccacctgcTTCTACACCCAAAAGTTCTCCGGCTAGCTTGGCTGGTGTCGTATCTTTTGGTTTCGGACCCACCGCTATGAGTTTCTTCCCTCAAATTGAGGCCAACACCGATGCCTACCCCAGAATGCACGGTTTCCATGTATTTTTCAAGACCAATCTCACCGGGGAAAACGCCCAGGAGCACGCGAGGACATTGGTTAGTGGTTTTAGAATACCTTTCCACAGGAGATAG
- a CDS encoding glicosidase has protein sequence MPIVERELSGFQLATSPSVGDSITSFSLVSSPESIYKDFTYSISFPLPNVYRILLTGPGRTRPLQDNVVLGSSESKFKVIALDTSGCEAIFDFPSPTSESLDGAERRRRQLHLSWKEHITLTIYETLLSTGQPLRLLGDLQNRSYALTEHGVMRHWWVEIDNLHLGLGEKAAPLDLSNRSFMNHGSDSAAYDAYQTDPLYKHTPYLISTPRPKSEGEELPSTYAIYHPTNAGGEWNVHRLHDDPWGYFKSYTQDYGGLEEWVLVGKGVEQVVRTFAEIVGRPRLVGRDWLGYLASGMGLGESDDPPAQELLSTWPELCRKYDIPCSAMHLSSGYTADKDGNRCVFTMNNKRYPDFKGMVAHFHKAGIKVVPNVKPYVLQTHPHYKDLHSSNALFYDSYSKAPVVTRIWSAGVGDNEKGSWVDMTSEEGRRWWANGVKSLIDLGVDGMWDDNNEYYLHDDSFVCATSLPHEFTSSPSGPVTIGEIGRMINTELVNYVSHTTLEKAHPTRRTYVLTRSGNVGTFKYANSTWSGDNYTSWHNLRGSQAIQLNAGMSLMQSYGSDIGGFGGPLPGEEMFVRWVQLGVTHSRFCIHSFKPDQGDLSGVAATNTPWMYPAVLPIVREAIKWRYEHLPFFNSLMWESHLRATPTTSWLGFGPFASDPALYETSVLEGFDAWLGTGRILVCPALFEGQLTREVYFPKACMDDRSLYFDLHAPYKAYKAGDRVVIATPLEHMGLFAREGAVVPIGKRYHTVTQKQGSARQTPDGVDVVLEDEGGVVGLDDWRGVKIFPGNKGNAYKGQWTEDDGISATPDKTVVEVEYLGGKDEVTIDIKLTEHKFRTLWGRKLAVLLPVGDERSVKGGKEGVWEGRKVWNIEF, from the exons ATGCCTATCGTTGAACGCGAACTTTCTGGGTTTCAGCTTGCTACCAGCCCCTCCGTAGGCGATTCAatcacctccttctctcttgtCTCCTCCCCGGAGAGCATCTATAAAGACTTCACCTACAgcatctctttccctttacCCAATGTGTATCGCATTCTCCTCACTGGACCCGGTAGGACCAGACCCCTACAGGACAATGTTGTGCTAGGTTCTTCCGAAAGCAAGTTCAAAGTGATCGCCTTGGACACTAGTGGATGCGAAGCCATATTCGATTTCCCTAGCCCTACTTCCGAAAGCTTAGATGGCGCCGAAAGGCGACGCCGCCAGCTCCATCTTTCATGGAAAGAGCACATCACTCTCACAATATATGAGACTCTTCTCTCCACGGGACAACCGCTACGTCTTTTAGGAGACCTCCAGAACAGGTCTTATGCCCTTACCGAACATGGTGTAATGAGACACTGGTGGGTTGAAATCGACAATCTCCATTTGGGTTTGGGGGAAAAGGCAGCGCCTTTAGATCTATCAAACAGGTCTTTCATGAACCACGGCTCCGACTCCGCTGCCTATGACGCCTACCAAACCGATCCATTGTACAAGCACACACCCTACTTAATCTCCACGCCGAGGCCTAAGTCCGAAGGCGAAGAGCTTCCTTCCACTTATGCCATTTATCATCCTACCAACGCTGGAGGCGAATGGAATGTTCACAGGCTTCATGATGACCCCTGGGGGTATTTCAAATCTTACACCCAGGATTACGGAGGCCTTGAAGAATGGGTCTTGGTGGGGAAAGGGGTCGAGCAGGTTGTAAGAACATTTGCTGAGATTGTTGGAAGGCCAAGATTGGTGGGCAGGGATTGGTTAGGATACCTTG CCTCCGGTATGGGTCTTGGAGAAAGTGACGATCCTCCAGCTCAGGAATTGCTTTCTACCTGGCCTGAACTATGCCGAAAATACGACATACCTTGCTCAGCTATGCAC CTATCGTCCGGCTATACGGCAGATAAAGATGGAAACCGCTGTGTTTTCACCATGAACAACAAGCGGTATCCAGACTTCAAGGGGATGGTCGCTCATTTTCATAAAGCAGGAATCAAAGTGGTTCCCAACGTCAAACCAT ATGTTCTTCAGACGCACCCTCATTACAAGGATCTTCATTCATCCAACGCGCTATTCTACGATTCTTACTCTAAAGCTCCTGTGGTCACACGTATCTGGTCGGCAGGTGTGGGTGATAACGAAAAGGGCAGCTGGGTAGATATGACAAGTGAGGAAGGACGCCGATGGTGGGCTAACGGAGTGAAGAGTCTGATTGATTTAGGGGTCGATGGGATGTGGGA TGACAACAACGAGTACTACCTCCACGACGATTCCTTTGTTTGTGCCACTTCTTTGCCCCACGAATTTAcgtcctctccttctggaCCGGTGACCATCGGTGAAATAGGTCGCATGATCAATACTGAGCTTGTCAACTATGTTTCGCACACGACCCTAGAAAAAGCCCACCCAACCCGACGAACCTATGTTCTGACTCGTTCCGGGAACGTGGGCACATTCAAATATGCCAACTCAACCTGGTCAGGTGACAATTACACTTCCTGGCACAACCTTCGTGGATCTCAAGCTATTCAACTCAATGCCGGTATGTCGCTTATGCAAAGCTATGGATCCGACATTGGTGGGTTCGGAGGACCATTACCGGGAGAGGAAATGTTTGTGAGGTGGGTGCAGTTGGGAGTCACACATTCGAGGTTTTGTATCCATAGCTTCAAGCCCGATCAAGGTGATCTTAGCGGTGTGGCAGCGACAAACACCCCTTGGATG TATCCAGCGGTGTTGCCTATCGTTAGGGAAGCGATTAAATGGAGATACGaacatcttcctttctt CAACTCACTCATGTGGGAGTCTCACCTTCGCGCTACTCCCACTACCTCGTGGCTCGGTTTTGGCCCCTTCGCATCTGATCCTGCACTCTACGAAACCTCCGTCTTAGAAGGCTTTGACGCTTGGCTCGGCACAGGTCGAATCCTAGTCTGCCCTGCGCTTTTTGAAGGTCAACTCACCCGAGAAGTTTACTTCCCCAAAGCATGCATGGACGACAGGAGCTTGTACTTTGATCTTCACGCACCATACAAGGCGTATAAAGCGGGAGACAGAGTGGTAATCGCAACGCCATTGGAGCATATGGGCCTGTTTGCAAGGGAGGGTGCGGTCGTACCAATAGGCAAAAGATATCACACTGTCACTCAAAAGCAAGGTTCAGCAAGGCAAACTCCAGATGGGGTTGATGTGGTGCTCGAAGACGAAGGTGGGGTGGTTGGACTTGATGACTGGCGAGGCGTGAAGATTTTCCCGGGCAACAAAGGAAATGCGTACAAAGGCCAGTGGACAGAGGACGATGGCATTTCTGCGACACCAGACAAGACAGTGGTCGAAGTGGAGTATCTGGGTGGGAAGGACGAGGTGACAATTGACATCAAGTTGACGGAGCATAAGTTCAGAACGCTTTGGGGTCGCAAATTAGCGGTCCTGTTGCCAGTTGGGGACGAAAGATCAGTGAAggggggaaaggaaggtgtGTGGGAAGGACGAAAGGTTTGGAATATTGAATTTTAG